The DNA window GATGAAACGATACTATAAAAAcagatgtaaaaaaaaaaagcagaTCTGCTGACATACCGATTGAGAAGAAGAATATCGTTGAAATCCCGAAACAAGCAAACAAAAACAGATCACCTGAAAAATAAAGAAGAACGAAATTGTACGGGACTGTGGGTGAATGTAATAATATTTCTGGGAGAAGCCCGAGGAGAGACTATGCTGCATCGGTGTAATTTAGTACAATTTACTTTGAAATTAATTGCATGTCTCAATTCACATGTCAGTAGTATCGCGCCTCTTATCTTATTTTTTGGTCAACTTGAAGGGAgatgaaaatttattaattcGTCCGTACCAAATAATATTGATTCCactgtttttattttaatcaaattaaaatatttttatcttttagTGGGAACTTTTAATTATTAACTTACAGTACAATGTCCTTTTGTTGATGaatcatgcatgcatatatagtTGACTCCATTATTCATTAACGaactttgaaaaaataaaacaaactaGTATTATGAAGAAAATtccaattaataattaaatgtaCAATACTAAGGCAACATCAGCTAAATCTTGGAGGGACGCAAGGAGCCATACACATGAAACAGCTCGTGTTTACAAAGAAGAACAAAGAAGACAACAGCATAGAAATACTGTACAATGTGCCCTGCATTCAGGACTTGAAGTTTTTTTGGGTGTTAATCAGATCTACTTAAGGCCCAACCTCACCAAATGCAGCTGATGCTTTTCGTCGGCGGCCTTGTCGGCAGCTTCACGCTTTAATGCCCGTTTTGCACGTCGCCCAACTATTTCTTTGGAGGCGGTTTCTTTCTTCTTAGGCCGACAAGACGAACCAGCGCCTGCATTATCAATGTTTGAGTGAAAAAAAACAGGTCTTGCTTCTTGCCTCCCTGACCTAACAAATCCATTGTCTCCCCATCTTCGGTTGCCAATACGCAGACTGGAGGAACTACTTCTTAAGTAAGCATCATCTAAatcttcttcctcatcctcatAGTAATAATCTCCTATTTCATCATCTGCCTCCTCCGGTTCCACCACAACCAATGGGTTGAACCATGAAGCTCTAAGAAGAAGGCATACACTCTCCTCAAACATGAAATCGTTGATGCTGTTCAAAGTGCACGTTTTGTAAGATGAGAATAAAGaaacaacaaaatattttttaacaaaTTCTGGCATCACATA is part of the Primulina eburnea isolate SZY01 chromosome 1, ASM2296580v1, whole genome shotgun sequence genome and encodes:
- the LOC140833858 gene encoding uncharacterized protein is translated as MDSCCHNGDCAICLDKIVLQETALVKGCEHAYCVTCILRWASYKNEPTCPQCKIPFEFLNIHRTLDGSINDFMFEESVCLLLRASWFNPLVVVEPEEADDEIGDYYYEDEEEDLDDAYLRSSSSSLRIGNRRWGDNGFVRSGRQEARPVFFHSNIDNAGAGSSCRPKKKETASKEIVGRRAKRALKREAADKAADEKHQLHLVRLGLK